In the Eremothecium cymbalariae DBVPG#7215 chromosome 7, complete sequence genome, one interval contains:
- a CDS encoding PITH domain-containing protein (similar to Ashbya gossypii AGR016W), with amino-acid sequence MTPLHNHCEDEHHDHSHSAPLPTNAQQSLYEWIDTPKLRCLNVVRKGNANSVVSCFIKSQDEKYDISRYIESDADCQMLIHIPFTSTCRVFSLILRGGRDSEMGTSSIRNIKIYNNYNKNLDFDTIQDSKPQSKFEYPQDVGVHLKCETAGQTEEFSDSTFVEHHLPRHIFQNSHSVTIFVQDTWSGDEDDSTKLCYLELRGESTGISPTTEVPLLKTVYEATPNPKEHAKLEPETDPYQMTM; translated from the coding sequence ATGACGCCACTACACAACCACTGCGAAGATGAGCACCACGATCACTCTCATTCTGCTCCTCTGCCTACCAATGCCCAACAGTCGCTATACGAGTGGATAGACACACCTAAGCTGCGTTGTTTAAACGTTGTTCGTAAAGGGAATGCAAATTCTGTGGTTTcttgttttattaaaagCCAGGATGAAAAGTATGACATTTCAAGGTACATTGAATCAGACGCTGATTGTCAAATGCTAATACATATACCATTTACATCCACCTGCAGGGTGTTTTCCCTGATTCTGAGAGGTGGCAGAGACTCTGAAATGGGGACCAGTTCTATCagaaatatcaaaatttaCAACAATTACAATAAGAATCTAGATTTTGACACTATTCAGGATTCAAAACCTCAGAGTAAATTTGAATACCCTCAAGACGTAGGGGTCCATTTGAAATGTGAAACTGCTGGTCAAACTGAAGAATTTAGTGATTCTACGTTTGTAGAACATCATTTACCCAGGCATATATTTCAGAATAGTCACTCGGTAACGATTTTTGTTCAGGATACTTGGTCGGGCGATGAGGATGACTCGACTAAGTTATGCTACTTAGAACTAAGAGGGGAAAGCACCGGAATTTCCCCGACTACTGAAGTCCCACTATTGAAGACCGTTTATGAAGCAACGCCAAATCCGAAGGAACATGCCAAATTAGAACCTGAAACCGATCCATATCAAATGACTATGTAA